A part of Vulcanisaeta moutnovskia 768-28 genomic DNA contains:
- a CDS encoding alpha/beta hydrolase, with product MPDWKLTWEGSIKEFPDLTERVWVTERPPGGCFNYIALREVKGRDVTYPYPVLILPGMASHGEQLIHVSWHGIQPIEPAIPDSMIPIYLVRRGHLVYTIDYRTHFVLPDVKDLSFMLDWGWETWLGDIKETVNKVMEVSGRDRVILIGESFGGIASMNYVTIHPEDVKAIVLLDGAPIRASVIQTLPVRSVDDIRASKLYAVPSILTGGKYPGNMVNTVWLKALYNPAIPSPEPGFKTLGDYLMNIAYNQGLADPYSYPTSPPQAIFAVLATLDPYWPVRLFIEPMDQFRTKYVEVKVPILAIISGLFGMKVADMDLVKRLMSDVIILDGYGHLDVYANPNNVRDVNEPVHKWLIRIKD from the coding sequence ATGCCAGACTGGAAACTAACCTGGGAGGGAAGCATTAAGGAATTCCCTGATCTCACTGAAAGAGTTTGGGTTACGGAGCGCCCACCCGGTGGTTGCTTCAATTATATAGCTCTGAGGGAGGTTAAGGGTAGGGACGTGACCTACCCATACCCAGTGCTGATACTGCCTGGTATGGCATCACATGGGGAGCAGTTGATTCACGTTTCATGGCATGGAATACAACCGATAGAACCAGCAATACCGGACTCCATGATACCTATATACCTAGTAAGGCGAGGTCACCTGGTCTATACAATTGATTATAGGACGCACTTCGTACTTCCTGACGTTAAGGATCTCTCATTCATGCTTGACTGGGGCTGGGAGACGTGGCTGGGCGATATTAAGGAGACTGTCAACAAGGTTATGGAGGTTAGCGGTAGGGATAGGGTCATATTGATTGGGGAGAGCTTTGGTGGAATTGCGTCAATGAATTACGTTACTATTCACCCGGAGGATGTTAAGGCGATAGTACTACTAGATGGTGCGCCAATAAGGGCCTCTGTTATTCAGACATTGCCTGTGCGTAGTGTTGATGATATCAGGGCAAGTAAGCTATATGCGGTACCATCAATACTAACTGGGGGTAAGTATCCAGGGAATATGGTGAACACGGTGTGGCTTAAGGCACTATACAATCCAGCAATACCAAGTCCAGAGCCTGGCTTCAAGACCTTAGGCGATTATTTAATGAATATAGCCTATAATCAGGGACTTGCAGACCCATATTCATACCCAACCTCACCTCCCCAAGCCATATTTGCCGTATTGGCGACGCTGGACCCGTACTGGCCTGTTAGGTTATTTATAGAGCCAATGGATCAATTCAGAACTAAATACGTGGAGGTTAAGGTACCAATACTCGCCATTATAAGTGGGTTATTTGGTATGAAGGTGGCTGACATGGACTTAGTAAAGAGGTTAATGAGTGATGTGATAATACTTGATGGTTATGGGCACTTAGACGTTTATGCGAACCCAAATAATGTTAGGGATGTTAATGAACCTGTTCATAAGTGGCTTATTAGGATTAAGGACTGA
- a CDS encoding thermopsin family protease, producing the protein MMQLIAAKRRLIIGDALGLILIIVFMTSLSIATLSAAETNYVIKIPSMSVFNVTNLSSNTSFSYTYINTTGGIAYLPPIEYYYYNFSATAGSYIDYSVWSTSPIMLYILTNQQLMKYTNGSSIEHLYSVTGSNVTGYYHVNKTGTYYVVIINNGTKPTLVVYAISLTRKPILNQWGFPIGIADYGIAIINGTYFAYEYETNEFIGKASIYNVFTQEPSSCPTGYVELGNNWFSIQLNTVLVVNTLSGYTQYYWLQNILLFDSLNYTTQVGDNVWNSTSINASLSSNLISGNGVVSPVNTTVSNVTAYAYYIELTQQANLPFTIYLITRTGLTSNDYPWIAFGYSYNGRSITWFDNVTIRVKSSSTYMEVSPISNGGGLMNDAELVIVGPWNSECTAARSLNITLSLYFTWPYPSDYYLSPVPSMWDFGTDTAEIIYDAHVSPLNYGSVYVIQGPEKLYFLNTYFIPLIINNPVNETRTLDVYTVNSTTTLNEPSIITVVPNETRYIFMNYVINNSYIVTTNALNLTLQGPTSIYVNYTLQYMLTINDPSGLLNGESGWHNYGSVVTLNEPEIYYLDNGTRLVFNAYYIYLTGTSLYHMVMNNVTNLLVNGPYTVIVNWTKQYQVNVNSPVPVIVSLSGLQNISGYSVVTWVNRSSTLIILVPKYYVLGNGTCLVYLGNNESIVVYLPFNISLGNFVRQYLVTIYSKYPVSVNGTYTTNITKWFYSGETLMIRPGTVFSDGVFLSELGLVITVNKPTNITVTWHINYFLTVIMYTVIITAISVIVILIIRRRRSEHKTF; encoded by the coding sequence ATGATGCAATTAATTGCTGCGAAAAGGCGCTTGATTATTGGTGACGCATTGGGACTTATATTAATTATTGTATTTATGACCTCCTTATCAATCGCCACATTAAGCGCTGCCGAAACCAATTACGTAATTAAAATACCATCAATGAGCGTATTTAATGTCACCAATTTATCAAGTAATACATCATTTTCGTACACGTACATCAACACGACAGGCGGCATAGCATACTTACCACCAATTGAGTATTACTACTATAATTTCAGTGCAACGGCTGGATCATACATAGACTACAGTGTTTGGAGTACATCACCAATAATGCTGTACATACTCACTAACCAGCAACTCATGAAGTACACTAATGGAAGCAGCATTGAACATTTATACTCGGTGACCGGTAGTAACGTAACTGGTTATTACCATGTTAATAAAACAGGAACTTATTACGTGGTCATAATTAATAATGGAACAAAACCCACACTAGTCGTCTATGCTATATCACTAACGAGGAAGCCAATACTCAATCAATGGGGATTCCCAATAGGTATCGCTGATTATGGTATTGCCATTATTAATGGCACATACTTTGCGTATGAGTATGAAACCAATGAATTCATTGGTAAGGCGAGTATTTACAATGTATTTACCCAGGAACCAAGTTCATGTCCAACGGGCTACGTCGAACTCGGCAATAATTGGTTCAGTATTCAACTGAATACTGTTCTTGTAGTAAATACACTCAGTGGCTACACTCAATACTACTGGCTCCAGAATATATTGCTTTTTGATTCATTGAACTACACGACCCAGGTGGGTGATAATGTGTGGAATAGTACATCAATTAACGCCTCACTAAGTAGTAACCTAATTAGTGGCAATGGAGTAGTTAGTCCCGTAAATACCACGGTAAGTAATGTAACGGCCTATGCATACTACATAGAACTAACACAGCAGGCGAATCTGCCATTCACGATATATTTAATAACGAGGACTGGATTAACGAGTAATGACTACCCATGGATCGCCTTTGGCTACTCATACAATGGCAGGTCAATTACCTGGTTTGACAATGTTACAATAAGGGTGAAGTCCTCATCAACGTACATGGAAGTATCACCAATAAGTAATGGTGGTGGATTAATGAATGATGCAGAGCTAGTAATTGTAGGCCCGTGGAACAGCGAGTGCACAGCGGCTAGGTCACTAAATATTACATTGTCCCTATACTTCACGTGGCCCTACCCAAGCGATTATTACTTATCGCCGGTACCCTCAATGTGGGATTTCGGCACGGACACCGCCGAGATAATATATGATGCCCACGTGTCACCGCTTAATTATGGATCCGTCTACGTTATTCAAGGCCCTGAGAAGTTGTACTTCCTTAACACGTACTTCATACCATTAATAATTAATAATCCCGTGAATGAGACAAGGACATTGGATGTATATACCGTGAACTCGACGACTACGTTAAACGAACCATCAATAATCACCGTAGTACCTAACGAGACTAGGTACATATTCATGAATTACGTAATCAATAACTCATACATAGTCACTACGAATGCATTGAACTTAACACTCCAGGGACCAACAAGCATTTATGTTAATTACACATTACAGTACATGCTCACGATTAACGACCCGAGTGGACTACTTAACGGAGAAAGTGGGTGGCATAATTATGGCTCTGTCGTGACGCTCAATGAACCAGAAATATACTACCTCGATAATGGAACACGGCTAGTATTCAATGCTTACTACATATACCTCACAGGAACCAGTCTCTACCATATGGTGATGAACAACGTCACCAATTTACTAGTTAATGGGCCATATACAGTCATTGTTAATTGGACGAAGCAGTATCAGGTTAATGTGAATAGTCCCGTGCCTGTGATAGTCTCCTTATCGGGATTGCAAAATATAAGCGGTTATTCGGTAGTTACGTGGGTTAATAGGAGCTCTACATTAATTATTCTCGTACCTAAGTACTACGTGTTAGGTAATGGTACATGCTTAGTTTATCTAGGCAACAATGAGAGCATTGTTGTTTATTTACCGTTTAATATATCCCTAGGTAACTTTGTACGTCAGTACCTCGTTACAATATATAGTAAATACCCCGTTAGTGTTAACGGCACTTACACAACAAATATAACCAAGTGGTTCTATAGCGGTGAGACGCTCATGATTAGGCCTGGCACGGTATTTAGCGATGGAGTATTTCTAAGCGAGCTCGGGCTCGTAATCACAGTCAATAAACCAACGAACATAACCGTGACTTGGCACATTAATTATTTCCTCACAGTAATTATGTATACGGTAATAATAACCGCAATTAGTGTAATAGTAATACTTATCATTAGGAGAAGACGCAGTGAGCATAAAACATTTTAA
- a CDS encoding aspartyl protease family protein, with product MGITKVKILIKNPETGVSRDVELIVDTGSVFTWINKDTLVSIDIKPRRVRQFKTIDGRMVMRSVGLITIKYEDYEGDVEVVFGESSDAEVLGVTALETLGLDVDPVSGKLKYVGHLAL from the coding sequence ATGGGCATCACGAAGGTTAAAATACTAATAAAAAATCCGGAGACTGGTGTAAGTCGAGATGTGGAACTGATAGTGGATACTGGCAGTGTCTTTACCTGGATTAATAAGGATACCTTGGTGTCAATCGACATTAAACCAAGGAGGGTCAGGCAATTCAAGACTATAGATGGTAGGATGGTTATGAGGAGTGTTGGTTTAATCACAATTAAGTATGAGGACTATGAGGGTGATGTTGAGGTTGTATTTGGTGAGTCTAGCGATGCGGAGGTCCTTGGTGTCACGGCGCTTGAAACGCTGGGTTTAGATGTTGACCCAGTAAGTGGTAAATTGAAATACGTAGGTCACCTGGCATTGTAA
- a CDS encoding FAD-binding oxidoreductase, which produces MELVKFLKDIEELLGKDNVISEGHGLSMFRRDWWSILMLREALGHSLDSPPAVIRPGSINDVINVVKLANKYGICLVPYGGGSSVVGGAYHNGCVVIDMSRLNKILDFSEEDLTITVEAGAKMIDVEKWLNERGYTLDYHPQSFQLLTVGGAIGHGSTGSHSASNIEELVLSMDILLPNGDLVSIGPGTYVRVSWPDMRCLFIGSEGALGIVIGATLRIKPLANYYVDRAFVFNNIVSAIKFARDMAIRLPGPYRVVIHDKDSSKLMIGEDMFVALIRIRRHDEELVNAEASIVSKLARHHGGSEVSQDLVKRWRIVLLKTMNRN; this is translated from the coding sequence GTGGAATTAGTAAAATTCCTTAAAGACATTGAGGAGCTGCTTGGGAAAGACAACGTCATTAGTGAAGGCCACGGATTATCGATGTTCAGGAGGGATTGGTGGTCAATACTCATGCTTAGGGAAGCCCTTGGGCATAGCCTTGATTCACCACCAGCCGTTATTAGGCCTGGTAGTATTAATGATGTAATTAATGTTGTTAAACTTGCCAATAAGTATGGCATATGTCTTGTTCCATATGGTGGTGGGTCTAGCGTTGTTGGTGGTGCCTATCACAATGGTTGCGTTGTTATCGATATGAGTAGGTTAAATAAAATCCTAGACTTTAGTGAGGAGGACCTAACAATAACCGTTGAAGCTGGTGCTAAGATGATTGATGTGGAGAAGTGGCTTAATGAGAGAGGTTATACCCTGGATTACCACCCGCAATCGTTTCAATTGCTCACAGTTGGTGGTGCTATTGGGCATGGGAGCACCGGCTCACATAGTGCTAGTAATATTGAGGAGCTGGTCCTATCAATGGACATACTCCTACCAAATGGTGACCTAGTGAGTATTGGTCCTGGCACTTATGTAAGGGTTTCATGGCCCGACATGAGATGCTTATTCATTGGCTCCGAGGGCGCACTGGGCATCGTGATAGGAGCCACATTGAGAATTAAACCGCTGGCTAATTACTATGTTGATAGGGCGTTCGTATTTAACAATATTGTCAGTGCCATTAAATTCGCTAGGGACATGGCCATTAGGCTTCCTGGTCCTTATAGAGTCGTTATTCATGATAAGGATAGTAGTAAGTTAATGATTGGTGAGGATATGTTTGTCGCATTAATCAGGATTAGGAGGCATGATGAGGAGCTTGTTAATGCTGAGGCGAGTATTGTAAGTAAATTGGCAAGGCACCATGGTGGTTCTGAGGTTAGTCAGGACCTGGTCAAGAGATGGAGAATCGTCTTGCTAAAGACTATGAATCGCAATTAA